In one Saccharibacillus brassicae genomic region, the following are encoded:
- a CDS encoding 1,4-dihydroxy-6-naphthoate synthase, whose protein sequence is MKIAFSPCPNDTFVFHALTHGLVEGAPELEVTYADIDITNNWAAAGEGPEVMKISYAALPWVLQDYALIPCGGALGRGCGPLVLTKEAGEPAALAGKRIAVPSERSTAYLLFRLWAAQAIPGGIGEVVVMPFDKIMPAVQSGEIDAGLVIHEARFTYGNYGLHKLADMGDWWESDTGLPIPLGAIIAKRGSIDAGAVAAWVRSSVQYAWAHPEASRDYVLEHAQEMDSDVADSHIDLYVNEFTADLGEDGYAAIRSLLTRAAREGLVPAFDERLLYPA, encoded by the coding sequence TTGAAGATCGCATTTTCCCCTTGTCCCAACGATACGTTCGTGTTCCATGCCTTGACGCACGGCCTGGTCGAAGGCGCGCCGGAACTCGAAGTCACTTATGCCGATATCGATATTACGAATAATTGGGCCGCCGCCGGCGAAGGTCCGGAAGTCATGAAGATTTCCTACGCCGCGCTTCCGTGGGTGCTGCAGGATTACGCCCTGATTCCGTGCGGCGGAGCGCTCGGCCGCGGCTGCGGCCCGCTCGTGCTGACGAAGGAAGCCGGGGAGCCGGCAGCTCTTGCGGGCAAACGCATCGCCGTGCCGAGCGAACGCTCGACCGCGTATTTGCTGTTCCGTCTCTGGGCGGCGCAGGCGATTCCCGGCGGGATCGGCGAAGTGGTCGTTATGCCGTTCGACAAGATCATGCCGGCCGTACAGAGCGGCGAGATCGACGCGGGGCTGGTCATCCACGAAGCGCGCTTCACGTACGGGAACTACGGCCTGCACAAGCTGGCCGACATGGGCGACTGGTGGGAAAGCGACACCGGCCTGCCGATTCCGCTCGGCGCGATCATCGCCAAACGCGGCAGCATCGATGCCGGCGCCGTCGCCGCATGGGTCCGGTCTTCGGTGCAGTACGCCTGGGCGCATCCCGAAGCTTCCCGCGACTACGTGCTTGAACACGCGCAGGAGATGGATTCGGATGTCGCCGACTCGCATATCGACCTGTACGTTAACGAGTTCACGGCAGACCTCGGCGAAGACGGCTACGCCGCGATCCGCTCCCTGCTGACCCGGGCCGCCCGCGAAGGACTGGTCCCGGCTTTCGACGAACGGCTGCTGTATCCCGCCTGA
- a CDS encoding gluconate:H+ symporter: MESLFGLSHNTTLLIWTAVAIVFLVLLIAKYKWNPFVTLLMSALMLGLLSGMEAQTLIKSVTGGLGGTLGTIAIVIGLGTMLGKMMAESGGAERIANTLIDKFGVKRVHWAMVIVGFIVGIPVFFEVGVILLIPIIFLVARKTGMSLLHVGIPILAGLSTVHGLVPPHPAPMIAIDAFDANLGKTILYAMIVGIPTAIIAGPVFGKFIGKRILVTPPSELADQFSAKSSDRLPGFGITLFTILLPVLLMLVGSIAGIVDPAGTSGFTHFAEFIGHEVIALLISAVFSFYSLGFARGFTKADISKFTSDCLAPTASIILIIGGGGAFKQVLIDSGVGGAIAALANQSNINVILFAWLVAALIRVATGSATVAMTTAAGIVAPVLAVSTGVNIELVVLATGAGSLVLSHVNDAGFWMIKEFFGMTVIQTLKSWTAMETILSVVALIFILILSVFV; encoded by the coding sequence ATGGAAAGCTTATTCGGACTCAGCCACAATACGACGCTGCTCATATGGACGGCAGTCGCTATCGTTTTTCTCGTACTGTTGATTGCCAAGTATAAATGGAACCCGTTCGTGACGCTCCTCATGTCCGCATTGATGCTCGGTTTGCTGTCGGGGATGGAAGCGCAAACACTGATCAAGTCGGTTACCGGAGGGCTTGGAGGCACGCTGGGCACGATCGCGATCGTGATCGGTCTCGGCACGATGCTCGGCAAAATGATGGCCGAATCCGGCGGCGCCGAACGAATCGCCAATACGCTGATCGACAAGTTCGGCGTGAAGCGTGTGCACTGGGCGATGGTCATCGTCGGTTTTATCGTCGGCATTCCCGTATTTTTCGAAGTCGGCGTGATTCTGCTGATCCCGATCATCTTCCTTGTCGCCCGCAAGACGGGCATGTCGCTGCTGCATGTCGGCATTCCGATCCTCGCCGGCCTGTCGACCGTGCACGGCCTCGTTCCGCCGCATCCGGCGCCGATGATCGCGATTGACGCATTCGATGCGAATCTGGGTAAAACGATCCTGTACGCGATGATCGTCGGGATTCCGACCGCTATCATCGCGGGTCCGGTATTCGGCAAGTTTATCGGCAAACGCATTCTCGTAACGCCGCCGTCCGAGCTGGCCGACCAATTCTCGGCCAAAAGTTCGGATCGCCTGCCGGGCTTCGGCATTACGCTGTTCACGATTTTGCTTCCGGTTCTGCTGATGCTGGTCGGCTCGATCGCGGGCATCGTCGATCCCGCGGGTACGAGCGGGTTCACGCACTTTGCGGAATTCATCGGCCATGAAGTGATCGCGCTGCTGATCTCGGCCGTGTTCTCGTTTTACTCGCTGGGATTCGCCCGCGGCTTCACGAAAGCGGACATTTCCAAATTCACGAGCGACTGCCTCGCGCCGACCGCTTCGATCATTTTGATTATCGGCGGCGGCGGAGCATTCAAGCAGGTGCTGATCGACAGCGGAGTCGGCGGCGCGATCGCGGCGTTGGCGAACCAGTCGAATATCAACGTTATCTTGTTCGCCTGGCTCGTGGCGGCTTTGATCCGCGTCGCGACCGGTTCGGCTACCGTAGCCATGACGACGGCGGCCGGCATCGTCGCTCCGGTACTCGCCGTGTCGACCGGGGTCAATATCGAACTGGTGGTGCTGGCGACAGGCGCGGGTTCGCTTGTGCTGTCGCACGTCAACGATGCCGGGTTCTGGATGATCAAGGAATTTTTCGGCATGACCGTTATTCAAACGCTGAAATCGTGGACAGCGATGGAGACGATCTTGTCGGTCGTCGCATTAATCTTTATTCTTATCTTGAGCGTGTTCGTTTGA
- the gnd gene encoding phosphogluconate dehydrogenase (NAD(+)-dependent, decarboxylating), with protein MKIGMIGLGKMGYNLVLNLLENQHEVVVNDVNPEPGRELAGKGAIAAESVAELVGQLAKPRVVWVMVPAGPIVDGVLEGLSELLEEGDIIIDGGNSQYKDSIRRSETLGRKGILFFDAGTSGGMSGAQNGGCFMIGGDKDAFATIEPLFRDLAVENGYLYTGPSGSGHYLKMVHNGIEYGMMQAIGEGFEVLEKSAFDYDHEAVARVWSNGSVIRSWLMELTQNAFSKDPNLDEIRGVMQSSGEGKWTVQEALDLEVSTPVIALSLLMRYRSLENDTFHGKVVAALRNEFGGHAVVKED; from the coding sequence ATGAAAATCGGAATGATCGGGCTTGGCAAAATGGGATACAATCTGGTCTTGAACTTGCTGGAGAACCAGCACGAGGTCGTCGTGAACGACGTGAATCCGGAGCCGGGGCGGGAACTGGCCGGCAAAGGCGCGATCGCCGCGGAATCCGTGGCCGAACTGGTCGGGCAGCTGGCGAAACCGCGCGTCGTATGGGTCATGGTCCCGGCCGGACCGATCGTCGACGGCGTGCTGGAAGGACTATCGGAGCTGCTGGAAGAAGGCGACATCATTATCGACGGCGGCAACTCGCAGTACAAAGATTCGATTCGCCGCTCGGAGACGCTGGGCCGCAAAGGCATCCTGTTCTTCGACGCGGGCACGAGCGGCGGCATGTCGGGCGCGCAGAACGGCGGCTGCTTCATGATCGGCGGCGACAAGGACGCGTTCGCGACGATCGAGCCGCTGTTCCGGGACCTGGCGGTCGAGAACGGCTATCTGTACACCGGACCGAGCGGAAGCGGGCATTATCTCAAAATGGTGCATAACGGCATCGAATACGGCATGATGCAGGCGATCGGCGAAGGATTCGAAGTGTTGGAGAAAAGCGCGTTCGATTACGATCACGAAGCGGTGGCCCGCGTCTGGTCGAACGGCTCGGTGATCCGCAGCTGGCTCATGGAACTGACGCAGAACGCTTTTTCCAAAGACCCGAATCTCGACGAAATCCGCGGCGTCATGCAGAGTTCCGGCGAAGGCAAATGGACGGTCCAGGAAGCGCTTGATCTCGAAGTAAGCACGCCGGTCATCGCGTTGTCGCTGCTGATGCGCTACCGCTCGCTGGAGAACGATACGTTCCACGGCAAAGTGGTCGCGGCGCTGCGCAACGAATTCGGCGGCCATGCCGTCGTGAAGGAAGACTGA
- a CDS encoding futalosine hydrolase has translation MYQPHPISHESDAGSEASSGRVLVVTAVDAEREAVLAGLGGDDRFDVVAAGVGVAAAAAGTAIALSRGRYARVVSAGIAGGFAGRAAIGSIVVASAMTAADLGSDSPDGFLSVDALGFGSAVIAADAERSAALLGALGEAGLAACLGPVLTVSTTTGTLEGAQSLAARVPGAAAEGMEGFGVAEAARQFGLPALEVRAISNAVGPRDRGAWKIGEALGALRTASSLFPEVFFA, from the coding sequence ATGTACCAGCCGCACCCCATTTCCCATGAGTCCGACGCCGGGTCCGAAGCTTCTTCGGGCCGCGTGCTTGTCGTGACCGCCGTCGACGCCGAACGCGAAGCGGTGCTTGCCGGACTTGGCGGCGACGACCGTTTCGACGTCGTCGCCGCCGGCGTCGGCGTCGCCGCGGCGGCGGCCGGCACGGCTATCGCGCTGTCGCGCGGCCGCTATGCGCGCGTCGTGAGCGCGGGCATCGCCGGCGGATTCGCCGGCCGGGCGGCGATCGGATCGATCGTCGTCGCAAGCGCGATGACTGCCGCGGACCTTGGATCGGACAGCCCGGACGGCTTCCTGTCCGTAGACGCGCTCGGGTTCGGCTCGGCCGTCATCGCGGCCGATGCCGAGCGCTCGGCCGCCCTGCTCGGCGCGCTCGGCGAGGCCGGATTGGCCGCGTGCCTCGGCCCGGTGCTGACGGTGTCCACGACGACCGGCACGCTGGAAGGCGCGCAATCTTTGGCTGCGCGCGTGCCCGGCGCGGCGGCCGAAGGCATGGAAGGCTTCGGCGTCGCGGAAGCCGCCCGGCAGTTCGGCCTGCCCGCGCTGGAAGTGCGCGCAATCTCGAACGCGGTCGGCCCGCGCGATCGCGGCGCTTGGAAGATCGGCGAAGCGCTGGGCGCGCTTCGCACCGCAAGCTCACTATTCCCGGAGGTGTTTTTCGCTTGA
- a CDS encoding mismatch-specific DNA-glycosylase, translating into MPDINDHLDDGLSVLFIGFNPSLRSGETGHHYANPRNNFWRILEASGLTSRRYAPWEDGDLLKLGYGFTNIVARPTRGVEDIAREEYRAGREILRTKLSRYLPGVACYVGKGVYTEFTGRKKASWGFQKESEVDGVIDFVAPSSSGLVRMPMREIVEIYTELRFYLEDERGE; encoded by the coding sequence ATGCCGGACATCAACGATCATCTGGACGACGGCTTGTCCGTTCTGTTCATCGGCTTCAATCCGAGTCTGCGCTCCGGCGAGACCGGACACCATTACGCGAATCCGCGCAACAATTTTTGGCGGATTCTCGAAGCTTCGGGGCTGACTTCCCGCCGCTATGCGCCCTGGGAAGACGGAGACCTGCTGAAGCTCGGCTACGGCTTCACGAATATCGTCGCCCGGCCTACCCGGGGCGTCGAAGACATCGCGCGCGAGGAATACCGGGCAGGGCGCGAGATTTTGCGGACGAAGCTGTCTCGCTATCTGCCGGGCGTCGCCTGCTACGTGGGCAAAGGCGTCTATACGGAATTTACGGGCCGCAAAAAGGCATCCTGGGGCTTCCAGAAGGAATCCGAAGTGGACGGCGTCATCGACTTCGTCGCGCCTTCGTCCAGCGGCCTCGTGCGCATGCCGATGCGGGAAATCGTCGAGATCTATACGGAACTGCGGTTCTATCTGGAAGACGAACGCGGCGAATGA
- a CDS encoding S-layer homology domain-containing protein, translating into MKFGTQAKLRVGSSLVVLLLAAGSLGSAVSAASPTAAASQEARTALRVSVTDAVTGRPLQDVALTLYWADTASNRANGRTPGQAVAGTVSASTSADAGLSEQWIEPGDYAIVGEKAGYLPFDSRTAKPASSANARQADGAAVRAAGSGPIAYAFALTPARHTYPAYMNGYTDGTFRPEQNLIRAELAVILQRTMSAEASSSGADFRDIAPDKWLTAGVSLAAAKGWMQGTGGARFEPERDVTRAEMAQILANVYAWPTTGPESAFGDTRGHWASAAIAAAAANGAMDGYPDGNFRPDRPVTRAETAALLNRLTDRPADAGLPMTWSDVPPSYWAYGDVMAASLDHTPSRAR; encoded by the coding sequence ATGAAATTCGGTACGCAAGCGAAACTACGCGTCGGTTCCTCCCTCGTCGTCCTGCTGTTGGCCGCCGGTTCTCTCGGTTCGGCCGTGTCCGCCGCTTCTCCGACCGCCGCCGCTTCGCAGGAAGCGCGGACCGCGCTGCGCGTCAGCGTGACCGATGCCGTGACCGGCCGCCCGCTGCAGGACGTGGCCCTTACGCTGTATTGGGCCGATACGGCTTCGAACCGCGCCAACGGGCGAACGCCCGGGCAGGCGGTCGCGGGAACGGTATCCGCTTCGACCTCGGCGGACGCCGGGCTGTCCGAACAGTGGATCGAACCGGGCGACTACGCGATCGTCGGCGAGAAGGCCGGCTATCTGCCGTTCGACAGCCGAACGGCCAAACCGGCTTCTTCGGCGAACGCGCGGCAGGCAGACGGCGCGGCGGTGCGCGCGGCAGGCTCCGGGCCGATCGCGTACGCTTTCGCGCTGACGCCGGCGCGGCATACGTATCCCGCCTACATGAACGGCTATACGGACGGAACGTTCCGGCCCGAACAAAACCTGATCCGCGCCGAACTGGCCGTCATCTTGCAGCGGACGATGAGCGCGGAAGCTTCTTCTTCCGGCGCCGATTTCCGCGATATCGCGCCGGATAAATGGCTGACCGCCGGCGTGTCGCTGGCCGCGGCCAAAGGCTGGATGCAGGGCACGGGCGGCGCGCGCTTCGAACCGGAGCGCGACGTGACCCGGGCGGAAATGGCCCAGATTCTGGCCAACGTCTACGCCTGGCCAACGACCGGACCGGAGTCGGCGTTCGGCGATACGCGGGGACACTGGGCGTCCGCCGCTATTGCGGCCGCTGCCGCGAACGGCGCGATGGACGGTTACCCGGACGGCAATTTCCGTCCGGACCGTCCGGTCACGCGAGCCGAGACGGCCGCGCTGCTCAACCGGCTGACCGACCGCCCCGCGGACGCCGGGCTGCCGATGACGTGGAGCGACGTCCCGCCGTCGTATTGGGCTTACGGCGACGTCATGGCCGCGTCGCTCGACCACACGCCGAGCAGGGCGCGCTGA
- a CDS encoding carbon-nitrogen family hydrolase, with protein sequence MKWKITCIQYDIAYGDPERNYAEVERRIERAMEEKPDLIVLPELWTIGYDLTRLDEIAEDEARRAKTFLAETARKHGVHLVGGSTAKRTAQGVFNTLLIYDREGSLCVEYDKAHLFQLMDEHLHLQTGAEKGLFELDGIPSAGVVCYDIRFPEWIRAHMSDGAQVLFVVAEWPIERLDHWRALLMARAIENQCWVVACNRSGSDPDHDFAGHSMIIDPWGEITAEAGEKDELLSGEIDTAAVAETRGHIPVFDDRRPELYR encoded by the coding sequence GTGAAATGGAAAATAACGTGCATTCAGTACGACATCGCGTACGGCGATCCGGAGCGCAATTATGCAGAGGTCGAACGACGGATCGAGCGTGCGATGGAAGAGAAGCCGGATCTGATCGTGCTGCCCGAACTGTGGACGATCGGATACGATCTGACACGGCTGGACGAAATCGCGGAAGACGAAGCGCGGCGCGCCAAAACGTTCCTCGCGGAAACGGCCCGCAAGCACGGCGTCCATCTGGTGGGCGGCTCCACGGCCAAGCGCACGGCGCAGGGCGTGTTCAATACGCTGCTGATCTACGACCGCGAAGGAAGTCTGTGCGTGGAGTACGACAAAGCGCATCTGTTCCAGTTGATGGACGAGCATCTGCATCTGCAGACCGGTGCGGAAAAAGGATTGTTCGAGCTGGACGGCATTCCGAGCGCGGGCGTCGTGTGTTACGATATCCGGTTTCCCGAATGGATTCGCGCGCATATGAGTGACGGGGCGCAGGTGCTGTTCGTCGTGGCGGAATGGCCGATCGAGCGGCTGGACCACTGGCGCGCGCTGCTGATGGCCCGGGCAATCGAGAACCAGTGTTGGGTCGTCGCCTGCAACCGCAGCGGAAGCGACCCGGACCACGATTTTGCCGGCCATTCGATGATTATAGATCCCTGGGGAGAAATTACGGCCGAAGCCGGGGAAAAAGACGAACTTTTGAGCGGCGAGATCGATACGGCAGCCGTGGCGGAGACGAGAGGACATATTCCGGTCTTCGACGACCGCCGTCCGGAACTGTACCGCTGA
- a CDS encoding GntR family transcriptional regulator, protein MQYPSAWLQGSSLGESIASRLRLQIINEEIAPGEIISENRVAETFGTSRSPVREALKMLAGEGLIRLERMGAVVVGLTLEDVKELYDVRYLIESFAQQRLADHDNSLLVAQLQQTIDRMKLAIKHGDYVEFAYQDFSFHERIVTEAEHTRIRHLWNSIRPIVMTVILLTTEKGFKQGEERMEWVAEKHRTVIEGLRSGSADRIREVVKTYFDDSGETLDRSLP, encoded by the coding sequence ATGCAATATCCTTCCGCTTGGCTCCAGGGTTCTTCGCTCGGCGAGTCGATCGCGAGCCGGCTTCGGCTGCAGATTATCAACGAAGAGATCGCTCCCGGCGAGATCATCTCGGAAAACCGCGTGGCGGAAACGTTCGGGACCAGCCGTTCGCCCGTGCGCGAAGCGCTCAAAATGCTGGCCGGCGAAGGCTTGATCCGCCTTGAGCGCATGGGGGCGGTCGTCGTCGGCCTGACCCTGGAAGACGTGAAGGAGCTGTACGACGTGCGCTACCTGATCGAGAGTTTCGCCCAGCAGCGGCTGGCCGATCACGACAATTCGTTATTGGTCGCGCAGCTTCAGCAGACGATCGACCGGATGAAGCTTGCGATCAAGCATGGCGATTACGTGGAGTTCGCTTACCAGGATTTTTCGTTCCATGAACGCATCGTCACGGAAGCCGAACATACGCGAATCCGGCATCTATGGAACAGTATTCGCCCTATCGTCATGACGGTCATTTTGCTGACAACGGAAAAAGGGTTCAAGCAGGGCGAAGAGCGGATGGAATGGGTCGCGGAAAAGCACCGGACGGTAATCGAAGGATTGCGTTCGGGCAGCGCTGACCGGATCCGGGAAGTCGTCAAAACCTATTTCGACGATTCCGGCGAAACGCTGGATCGCAGTCTTCCTTGA
- the gntK gene encoding gluconokinase: MSEKMMIGVDIGTTSTKAVVFTETGKVVAQENVGYPLHTPSPSVAEQDPDEIYRAVLSSIGGAVRKAQARPEQILLLSFSSAMHSLIGVDANGVPVTSCLTWADNRSAAWTKKLKTELNGDGIYARTGTPIHPMSPLAKLLWLRHDQTDWFDRSARFVSIKEYVFFKLFGDYVIDHSIASATGLFNLELLDWDKEALEVAGVTPERLSRLVPTTHVMHGLQPAAASELGLAVDTPFIVGASDGVLSNLGVGAIRPGVVAATIGTSGAIRTVVDRPLTDPKGRFFCYALADGLWVIGGPVNNGGMLFRWVRDEFAASEVETAKRLGIDPYEVLTRIAEQVRPGSEGLLFHPYLTGERAPLWNPDARGSFFGLTMNHRKEHMIRSVLEGVIFNLYTVMLAMEEQIGRPQKIHATGGFARSPLWRQMMADIFDQEVVVPESFESSCLGAAVLGLYALGRVDSLDVVEGMIGGTHRHEPIDENAAVYKHLLPIFISVSRSLKDDYEAIARFQREMAGEV, encoded by the coding sequence ATGAGCGAAAAAATGATGATTGGCGTCGATATCGGCACGACCAGCACGAAAGCGGTCGTTTTTACAGAGACAGGCAAGGTGGTCGCGCAGGAGAACGTCGGGTACCCGCTGCATACCCCGTCGCCTTCGGTAGCGGAGCAGGACCCGGACGAAATCTACCGCGCCGTCCTCTCGTCGATCGGAGGCGCGGTGCGCAAAGCGCAGGCGCGGCCGGAGCAAATTCTGCTGCTGTCGTTCAGCTCCGCCATGCACAGCCTGATCGGCGTCGACGCAAACGGCGTTCCGGTCACAAGCTGCCTGACGTGGGCGGACAACCGCAGCGCCGCCTGGACGAAGAAGCTGAAGACCGAACTGAACGGAGACGGCATCTACGCCCGGACCGGCACGCCGATCCATCCGATGTCGCCGCTTGCGAAGCTGCTCTGGCTTCGGCATGACCAGACCGATTGGTTCGACCGTTCCGCCCGCTTCGTGTCGATCAAGGAATACGTGTTCTTCAAGCTGTTCGGCGATTACGTCATCGACCATTCGATCGCGTCCGCGACCGGCTTGTTCAATCTGGAACTGCTCGATTGGGACAAGGAAGCGCTGGAAGTGGCCGGCGTCACGCCGGAACGGCTGTCCCGGCTCGTGCCGACGACCCATGTCATGCACGGCCTGCAGCCGGCGGCGGCCAGCGAACTGGGTCTGGCGGTCGATACGCCGTTTATCGTGGGCGCAAGCGACGGCGTGCTGTCCAATCTCGGCGTCGGAGCGATCCGCCCGGGCGTCGTCGCGGCGACGATCGGAACGAGCGGGGCGATCCGCACCGTCGTGGACCGTCCGCTGACCGATCCCAAAGGCCGCTTTTTCTGTTACGCGCTGGCGGACGGGCTCTGGGTGATCGGGGGACCGGTCAACAACGGCGGGATGTTGTTTCGCTGGGTGCGCGACGAATTCGCGGCTTCGGAAGTCGAGACGGCCAAACGGCTCGGCATCGATCCGTACGAAGTGCTGACCCGGATCGCCGAACAGGTGCGCCCGGGCAGCGAAGGGCTGCTGTTCCATCCGTACCTGACCGGAGAACGCGCGCCGCTGTGGAATCCCGATGCGCGGGGATCGTTTTTCGGCTTGACGATGAACCACCGCAAAGAGCATATGATCCGCTCCGTGCTGGAAGGCGTCATTTTCAACCTGTACACGGTCATGCTCGCGATGGAAGAACAGATCGGCCGTCCGCAGAAGATTCATGCGACCGGCGGATTTGCCCGCTCGCCGCTGTGGCGCCAGATGATGGCGGACATTTTCGATCAGGAAGTCGTCGTGCCGGAAAGCTTCGAGAGCTCCTGCCTCGGCGCGGCGGTACTCGGGCTGTACGCGCTCGGCCGCGTCGATTCGCTCGACGTCGTCGAAGGCATGATCGGCGGCACGCACCGGCACGAGCCGATCGACGAGAACGCCGCCGTCTACAAGCATCTGCTGCCGATCTTCATCTCCGTCTCGCGCAGCCTCAAAGACGATTACGAAGCGATTGCCCGGTTCCAGCGCGAGATGGCCGGGGAAGTCTGA